The Deinococcota bacterium genome contains the following window.
CTGCCACGGCATCATCTTAGGGCATCAGGTGCGCGCGCAACGCTCCATACCCACGGCGGCTGTTTGTCATTAGGTGTGCTACACTCATCCGCAAGGTGAAAAGCATGACGACTAAAGAGCTGATGCAAAACGAAATAGCTAAACTGGGCGATAAGGATATCGACGAACTCTATGCTCTGATCAAAGCCTTTGTGCAGGCGAAGCAAAAGACAGCAGAGCCGAGTCTTATGTCAAGCCTGAAAAACATCAAAATAGCTGCGCCTCAAGACTTCGCCAGCAACTTAGATGCGTACGTCAGCGGTGAGAAGTGCATTGAAGATTCTCGTTGATACCTTTGTCGTCGCCCTGGTTAACCAGCGCGACCAGTATCATGAGCGGGCTTTAGCTCTAGCCAACGAGCTCGAACATTACCCCCTACTAATAACAAATGCTGTACTGCTCGAAATTGGCAACGCCCTTGCCCGGAACTACAAGCAAGAAGCTGTCGCAGTTATCGAACAGTTCTTGTCCGCCGAGGAGGTGGAAATTGTCAGCCTAACACCAGAGCTTTTCAATGAAGCCTTCGCCCTGTACCGAACCCATCAAGATAAAGCGTGGGGACTCGTGGACTGTATCTCATTCGTCGTCATGCGTGAAAGAGGTATTGACCGAGCGCTAACCTTCGACCAGCACTTTGTGCAAGCTGGATTTAAGGCATTGATGCGTTCGCCGTCGCACACCTGACAAATCACTCCAACGGACGCGCCATGCGCCTCTCGAACTGCATCTATGTCTTCATCGTAGGATAGAATAGGGGCACGCCGCTGAGCTTTGTCGTTGGACCGCAACCGCTCGGCGTGAGGCAGGCTACTTCGCGAGCGGCGTTGCTGCCGGTGAACCCCTCGAGCGCCTTGGCGTTAGAGGCCAGCACTAGGGTTGGGCGCTAGGGGGTGAGGTCGCTGAGCGCGGCGGCGCAGGCGGTGGCTGCCTCCCAGCCGCCGTTTCCGTCCTCCAAGTCCCACCAGGCCGAGAGGACGGCGTGCGCCAGGCCCCAGGCGGCGACGTCGCGCGCGTCCATCGCCAAGGTTTCGGCCAAGACCGCGATGCGGCGCTCCAGCAGCCCTTTGAGGCCGGGATGCTTGGCGACACGGGGCGCAGGGTTGCGCAAGAAGGCGCCGACCTCATAGCCGGCGTCGCCGACGACGCCCTTAGGGTCGATGGCGAACGAGGCCAAGGCCCCGGCGTCTCGGCGGGCGCTCAAGATGTTGCCGTGGTGGAGGTCGCCGTGCAGCAGCAGGGGCGGGCTCGAGCCAAGAAGCTCCGCGAAAACGCCCTCGGCGCGGTCCACCAGTCTTTCGGGCAACGGGCCGCTGCCGCCGCCGAAGCGCGCGCGGAGGTCGCGCAGCCCCTCCGCCCAGTCGGCCAGCGGCAGGAACGGGTGCCCTTCGGGCGCCGCCCGCCAGAGCCCTGTCATGACCAGCGCGGCGGCGCGGGCCGCCTCTTCGTCGTTCACCGGGTCGCCGTCCCAGTCGTCATGAAGCGAGCGGCCGGGCAGGAGCCGCTCCAGGAGCAGCGCGCCCATGCCGGGGTCGGCGTCCAGGAGCCGGACCGCGCCCTCGCCGCCGTAGAGCCTGAGCGCGGCGATCTCGCGCGTCAGCTCCCTAGGCAGGCCCAGCTTGAGCACGCAAGGGCGGCCGCCGGGCAGGACGGCGGGCGCGACGTAGTTGTAGGAGAGCTCGAAGGGCGGCAGGAGGACCAGGCCCCAGCGCGCCTGGCAGCGCTCGAGCAGCGCCGGCAACTCGGCCAGCCAGCGTCGGCCCGCCGCGCCGAAGGTCTGGGTGATGGTGCGGGTAAAGCTTTTGGGCAGGGCGAGCACGCTCTTTCGAGCTTACCCCAACGAAAGAAGGGTGGGTCGCCCTCCTTTCGGGACGCCCGCTTAGCGCAGCCGCGCCTGGTCGTGCAGCCTTTTGGCGATCTCGCGTCAGCTCCCTAGGCAGGCCCAGCTTGAGGACGCAGCGGCGGCCGTCCCCTCCGACGGCAGGCGCGACGTAGGTGTAGGAGTAGGAGTAGGAGAACTCGAAGGGCAGCCTCTAGGCTCACCAGCCGGACGCGCACAGCGGGGTATGGTAAAAACGCTGCCATGAATGCGGCCCTGAGCAGGGGTCGGATGAAGGTTGACGAACAGGTTGACGAACAGGTTGACGAACAGGAGGAGACCGTGAGCCCAAACATCAGAGAGTCCGACCTTCCGGGCATCGGACGAAAGTTTCAGGTCGAGACCCGCAGCGGCGACAAGCTGGTGGTGGTCATCCACGACGACGGCCAGCGCGAGCTCTACCACTTCTCCTACGACAACCCCGACGAGAGCATCTCGATGATCAGCCTGAGCGACGAGGAGGCGCGCAAGGTGGCCGGCATCATCGGCGGCCTCAGCTACCAGCCCCAGGCGCTCGAGACCAGCCAGATCGATCTCAAGGACCTGGTCATCGAGTGGATCAAGGTCGAGCCCGGCGCGGCCGGGGCGGGCAAGACCATCGCCGAACTCGGCGTGCGCGAGACGACCGGCGCCAACATCATCGCCGTCGTGGAGGGCGGCGACAACAAGATCAGCCCCGGCCCCGAACAGCTTCTCGGCCAAGGCACCACCGTGGTCGTGTCGGGCAACCGCACTCAGGTGAGGGCGCTCAAAAAATTGCTTACCCGCCCCTAGGGGCTAGGCATGACCCTAGAGCACGTCATCTTCGAGGTGGGCCTGGCGCTCGCCCTCATCCTGGGCGCCACCCTGCTCGCCAACCGCTTGCGCTTCTCGGCGGTGCCCTTTCTCATATTGATGGGCATGGTGATGGGGCCGCACACCCCCGAACTCGGACCCTTTAGCCTGCAGTTCTCCTACGGCGCGCCCTTTATCGCCTTTTTGGGTCAGCTCGGCGTGCTCTTCTTGCTCTTCTACCTGGGGCTCGAGTTCTCGGTGGGCCGGCTGGTGCGGGCGGGACGCTCGATCGTGACGGGCGGCAGCATCTATATCGGCATCAACCTGACGATCGGCCTGCTGTTCGGCGCCCTCATGGGCTGGCCCCTGCAGGAGGTGCTCGTCGTCGCCGGCATCCTCACCATCTCGTCGAGCGCCATCGTCGCCAAGCTCATCGTCGAGCTGAAGCGCACCGCCAACCCCGAGACCGACATGATCTTGGGCATCATCATGTTCGAGGACGTGTTTTTGGCCGTCTACCTGTCGGTCGTCTCCGGCTTGGTCCTGAGCGGGGCGACCTCGCTGGTGGGCATCCTCTCCGCGGCCGGGCTGGCGCTCGGCTTCATGCTGGCCTTTTTGATCCTGGGCCGGCGGCTCGTGCCCTGGCTCAACAGCGCGCTCGACATCGCCTCGGACGAAGTGTTCATGTTCGTCGTCTTCGCCGCGCTCTTGATGATCGCCGGCTTTGGCGAGACCATCCACGTCGCTGAAGCCATCGGCGCCTTGCTGGTGGGCCTGGTCCTGGCCGAGACGAGCCACCGCCAGCGCATCGAGCGCGCGATTCTCCCCTTCCGGGACTTTTTCGGGGCGGTGTTCTTCTTCTCCTTCGGGCTGAGCATCAACCCGCTGCTCTTGGGCGGCGCGGTGGGGCCGGCGCTTCTGGCCGTCCTGCTCACCGTCATCGGCAACGTCGCGGCGGGCATGCTGGCCGGGCGCAGCGCCGGGCTCTCGCCCAGGGCGTCCACCAACATCGGCCTGACCATCGTGTCGAGGGGCGAGTTTTCCATCATCATGGCCAACCTGGCCTTGGCCGGCGGCCTCCTGCCCATCCTCCAGCCCTTCGCAGCGCTCTACGTCCTCATTCTGGCGGTCCTGGGCCCGCTGCTCACCAAGGAGTCGCGGCGCATCTACACGGTGTTCAACAAGGTGTTCAGCGGCATCCTCGCGCGGAGCTAAGCTTCCAGGCGCGCCTTGACCTCGCGCTTGCCCTCGCGCTGCAAGCCTGCTAAGTCGATGTCCTCGGCGGGCAGCACGCGGGCGCTCAGGGTCCTCGCCAGGAGCTCCAAGGTGCGGCTGTTCTCCTCTTCGCTCTCGGCGGCCACGCAGTCTTGCGGCACCATCACCTCGAAGCCGCGCATGTGGGCGTCGCTCGCGGTATAGAGCACGCAGATGTCGCTGGCGAAGCCCGTCAAGATGACGGTCTGGACCTCGAGGTGGGCCAGCAGGAGCTCGAGCGGGGTGCCGTAGAAGCCCGAGTTCTTGGGCTTGAGGACGAAGTAGTCGTCGTCCTCGGGTTCAAGCCTCGCGGCGATGGGCCCACCGCGGGCGTTCAGGGCCTCTTTGACGGTGTGGTTGAAGTCCGAACGCCAGTCGCCGTAGTTGTCGTTGACGTAGAGCACCGGCACGCCCGCGGCCTTGGCGCGCCGCCTGAGCCCGGCGATGGCCGCGCTGGCCTCGAGGGCGCGCGGCAAGATGGTCTCGGCGCCCTCGAACTCGAACGAGTTGATGACGTCGATCAGCAGCAGGGCCGCGCTCATGCGTCCAGTCTAGGGGCGCGGGGCTTCCAAACTCTTACGGGCCGGCGCGCTTCGCCTCTTGCTCCGGGGCCTCTCGCGCCGGCAGCGAGGCCAGGACCGCCGCCAGGAGCACCAGCCCGGCGCCGACGAGGCCCAGGGCGCCGAAGCGCTCGCCGAAGATAAGGGCGGCGAGCAGCGCGGCAAAGGCCGGCTCGACGCTGGCGACG
Protein-coding sequences here:
- a CDS encoding cysteine hydrolase, with translation MSAALLLIDVINSFEFEGAETILPRALEASAAIAGLRRRAKAAGVPVLYVNDNYGDWRSDFNHTVKEALNARGGPIAARLEPEDDDYFVLKPKNSGFYGTPLELLLAHLEVQTVILTGFASDICVLYTASDAHMRGFEVMVPQDCVAAESEEENSRTLELLARTLSARVLPAEDIDLAGLQREGKREVKARLEA
- a CDS encoding cation:proton antiporter, translated to MTLEHVIFEVGLALALILGATLLANRLRFSAVPFLILMGMVMGPHTPELGPFSLQFSYGAPFIAFLGQLGVLFLLFYLGLEFSVGRLVRAGRSIVTGGSIYIGINLTIGLLFGALMGWPLQEVLVVAGILTISSSAIVAKLIVELKRTANPETDMILGIIMFEDVFLAVYLSVVSGLVLSGATSLVGILSAAGLALGFMLAFLILGRRLVPWLNSALDIASDEVFMFVVFAALLMIAGFGETIHVAEAIGALLVGLVLAETSHRQRIERAILPFRDFFGAVFFFSFGLSINPLLLGGAVGPALLAVLLTVIGNVAAGMLAGRSAGLSPRASTNIGLTIVSRGEFSIIMANLALAGGLLPILQPFAALYVLILAVLGPLLTKESRRIYTVFNKVFSGILARS
- a CDS encoding aminoglycoside phosphotransferase family protein, with protein sequence MLALPKSFTRTITQTFGAAGRRWLAELPALLERCQARWGLVLLPPFELSYNYVAPAVLPGGRPCVLKLGLPRELTREIAALRLYGGEGAVRLLDADPGMGALLLERLLPGRSLHDDWDGDPVNDEEAARAAALVMTGLWRAAPEGHPFLPLADWAEGLRDLRARFGGGSGPLPERLVDRAEGVFAELLGSSPPLLLHGDLHHGNILSARRDAGALASFAIDPKGVVGDAGYEVGAFLRNPAPRVAKHPGLKGLLERRIAVLAETLAMDARDVAAWGLAHAVLSAWWDLEDGNGGWEAATACAAALSDLTP
- a CDS encoding PIN domain-containing protein codes for the protein MRTSAVRSALKILVDTFVVALVNQRDQYHERALALANELEHYPLLITNAVLLEIGNALARNYKQEAVAVIEQFLSAEEVEIVSLTPELFNEAFALYRTHQDKAWGLVDCISFVVMRERGIDRALTFDQHFVQAGFKALMRSPSHT
- a CDS encoding cation:proton antiporter regulatory subunit, which gives rise to MSPNIRESDLPGIGRKFQVETRSGDKLVVVIHDDGQRELYHFSYDNPDESISMISLSDEEARKVAGIIGGLSYQPQALETSQIDLKDLVIEWIKVEPGAAGAGKTIAELGVRETTGANIIAVVEGGDNKISPGPEQLLGQGTTVVVSGNRTQVRALKKLLTRP